The following are encoded together in the Perca flavescens isolate YP-PL-M2 chromosome 22, PFLA_1.0, whole genome shotgun sequence genome:
- the klhl34 gene encoding kelch-like protein 34, giving the protein MDSYSLLYSSSHRTRLLSGFQRLRSQRNMCDVVLEASGVSFPCHRALLASSSEYFWALFGETTAERLAGSISLPALTPEGLNVILDFLYSGWLKVSPPTLPVVLEAARYLQVETAVSICERFLTDGLNAENCCCYANLAEHHALLDALKAANETIAMEMGTLLQERRDDLLGLNIQSMMAVLDADEIPGVKEVELIKLALDWLDENGPLPLLKSNLLLSRLRFGLVAPSDLTNINHAHKAMATPLMRSQLTRALEYHRLGSAQPIRQSKQSTLRASPNQVLLVGGGSSPDWPEQQMLAFDPTSRKFSSLSASVPLRLRSHCACSVGGFLFVVGGEEVKEGDEDGKKSVTVATSNQVWRYDPRFVCWETVESMLERRARFTCCVVEDAIYVIGGRRTGPDGNTHTSVASVEFYNMATGAWRRGATMPRPLYGHASAVLDNSIYVSGGVPGNQGGSNPVDNQDDHRASSREVLFWDLKGRVWEKRASMSIARFSHRLATAHGHIYALLGMYEPFCDIEQYDPQSDHWTRLRPLLIGSFNYGMVSTPSGNLLVFGGRRWSDGQEVIVKSVLEYDTKKDRWREICQLPRPLTGTECTLLPLPD; this is encoded by the coding sequence ATGGATAGCTACTCCCTCCTCTACAGTTCCTCCCACAGAACCAGGCTTCTCTCCGGCTTCCAGCGCCTGCGCTCTCAGAGAAACATGTGTGATGTCGTCCTAGAGGCCAGCGGTGTGTCTTTTCCTTGTCATCGCGCCCTTTTGGCCAGCTCCAGCGAGTATTTTTGGGCTCTGTTTGGAGAGACTACCGCAGAGAGATTAGCTGGCTCCATCAGCCTTCCGGCGCTAACACCTGAGGGTTTAAACGTCATTCTGGACTTCCTGTATTCGGGCTGGCTCAAGGTATCACCGCCGACACTTCCTGTTGTCTTGGAGGCAGCCAGGTACTTGCAGGTGGAGACGGCCGTGTCAATATGCGAGCGCTTTCTGACTGATGGTTTAAACGCTGAGAATTGCTGTTGCTATGCTAACCTGGCCGAGCATCACGCACTCTTAGACGCACTTAAAGCTGCCAATGAAACCATCGCTATGGAGATGGGGACACTGCTGCAGGAACGCAGGGATGACCTTCTCGGGCTGAATATCCAATCGATGATGGCGGTGCTCGATGCTGACGAAATACCTGGTGTCAAAGAGGTGGAGCTTATAAAGCTGGCTCTGGATTGGCTGGATGAGAATGGACCCCTCCCTCTGCTGAAATCAAATCTTCTGCTGAGTCGTCTGCGCTTCGGATTGGTCGCCCCCTCTGACCTGACCAATATAAACCACGCCCACAAAGCCATGGCCACACCTCTCATGAGAAGTCAGCTTACCCGGGCGTTGGAGTACCACAGGCTGGGTTCTGCTCAGCCAATCAGACAGAGCAAACAGTCCACGCTCAGAGCGTCGCCCAATCAGGTGCTACTTGTGGGTGGAGGATCCAGCCCCGATTGGCCGGAACAGCAGATGTTGGCGTTTGATCCTACAAGTAGGAAGTTTTCATCTCTGAGCGCCAGCGTCCCGCTGCGACTGAGAAGTCACTGTGCGTGCTCAGTGGGCGGTTTCCTCTTCGTGGTCGGAGGAGAAGAAGTGAAAGAGGGAGACGAGGATGGGAAAAAGTCAGTCACCGTGGCGACGTCCAACCAGGTGTGGCGCTACGATCCTCGCTTCGTCTGCTGGGAGACGGTGGAGTCGATGCTGGAGAGGCGGGCGCGGTTCACCTGCTGCGTCGTGGAGGATGCCATTTACGTCATTGGGGGACGACGCACAGGACCAGACGGCAACACGCACACCTCTGTAGCTTCTGTTGAGTTTTACAACATGGCCACAGGAGCGTGGAGGAGAGGAGCAACGATGCCTCGCCCCCTTTACGGCCATGCTTCTGCTGTGCTTGACAACAGCATCTACGTGTCAGGTGGTGTCCCGGGCAACCAGGGCGGCAGTAACCCTGTTGATAACCAGGATGACCACAGAGCGAGCAGCAGAGAAGTCTTGTTCTGGGACCTCAAAGGCCGAGTCTGGGAGAAGCGAGCGTCCATGTCCATCGCCAGGTTCAGCCATCGCCTGGCAACCGCCCACGGCCACATCTACGCCCTGTTGGGAATGTACGAGCCTTTCTGCGATATCGAACAATACGATCCGCAGTCAGACCACTGGACGCGCCTTCGACCGCTTCTCATTGGCTCCTTCAACTACGGGATGGTGTCAACGCCGTCTGGGAACCTGCTGGTGTTTGGAGGGAGGAGATGGAGCGATGGACAGGAGGTGATAGTGAAGAGCGTGTTGGAGTACGATACAAAGAAAGATCGCTGGAGAGAGATCTGCCAGCTCCCCAGACCTCTCACTGGGACCGAGTGCACACTGCTGCCTCTACCAGACTGA
- the smpx gene encoding small muscular protein — MSKPSSNVKALQANLNIPMGALRPGAGHPVKRREETVDTEEAHSPDQPSAAAQTPEEKKALPGAVKLPGPAVNLSELQNVKSELRWVTKD; from the exons ATGTCCAAACCTTCGTCCAACGTTAAGGCCCTTCAG GCTAATTTGAACATCCCGATGGGAGCTCTGCGTCCAGGGGCGGGACATCCTGtcaagaggagagaggagacagtaGACACAGAAGAG GCTCATTCACCAGACCAGCCCAGCGCTGCTGCCCAGACGCCAGAGGAGAAGAAGGCGTTGCCGGGCGCGGTGAAACTGCCCGGTCCTGCCGTTAACCTATCAGAGCTGCAGAACGTCAAGAGTGAACTACGATGGGTCACCAAGGATTAA